Proteins encoded within one genomic window of Candidatus Aminicenantes bacterium:
- a CDS encoding cupin translates to MIKKISGPTTIAAAGNKKKIIEEYFGLVNSKDSHMSIAVMRSPSGWVEPGQKPEFDEYTVVLKGMLRVESNSGTHEVRANEAIIVSRGEWVRYSTPGPDGAEYVAVCLPAFSPQTVHRDE, encoded by the coding sequence ATGATCAAAAAGATAAGCGGGCCGACGACGATCGCGGCGGCGGGGAACAAAAAGAAAATCATCGAAGAATATTTCGGCCTGGTCAATTCAAAGGACAGCCATATGAGCATCGCCGTGATGCGCAGTCCCTCGGGCTGGGTCGAACCCGGGCAGAAACCCGAATTCGACGAGTACACGGTCGTTTTGAAGGGTATGCTGCGGGTTGAAAGCAATTCGGGAACCCATGAGGTCCGCGCCAATGAAGCGATCATCGTTTCCAGGGGGGAATGGGTGCGCTACAGCACGCCCGGGCCCGATGGGGCCGAATATGTCGCCGTTTGCCTGCCCGCCTTTTCGCCGCAGACCGTTCACCGTGACGAATAA